A portion of the Lolium rigidum isolate FL_2022 chromosome 1, APGP_CSIRO_Lrig_0.1, whole genome shotgun sequence genome contains these proteins:
- the LOC124683976 gene encoding AT-hook motif nuclear-localized protein 27-like translates to MAAGSNKWWQDYPPHQLQHDQLPPVSMPPPQDAPLAPFSPETKPQQGQGPTGVEAGPGAGAIVPLRRPRGRPMGSKNKPKPPVIITRDSPNALHSHILEVPPGADVVACVAEYARRRGRGVCVLGASGAVADVAVRGAAGPIPGRLELLSMTGTVLPPPAPAEASGLAVLLSAGQGQIVGGCIVGPLVAAGTVTLFAATFSNAVYERLPLQDDAVDADVKPDLSNATDASLSQQVQAHLPLPMSQPMAMGAGYPDHRSPPYAWGGH, encoded by the coding sequence ATGGCCGCCGGCAGCAACAAGTGGTGGCAGGACTACCCGCCGCACCAGCTGCAGCACGACCAGCTGCCGCCGGTGTCCATGCCGCCGCCGCAAGACGCTCCCTTGGCGCCCTTCTCGCCCGAGACCAAGCCGCAGCAGGGCCAGGGCCCGACGGGCGTGGAGGCGGGGCCGGGGGCGGGCGCCATCGTGCCGCTGCGGCGGCCGCGGGGCCGGCCGATGGGGTCCAAGAACAAGCCGAAGCCGCCGGTGATCATCACGCGCGACAGCCCCAACGCGCTCCACTCGCACATCCTCGAGGTGCCCCCCGGCGCCGACGTGGTCGCCTGCGTCGCCGAGtacgcgcgccgccgcggccgcggcgTCTGCGTGCTGGGCGCGTCGGGCGCCGTCGCCGACGTCGCCGTGCGCGGCGCCGCGGGCCCCATCCCGGGCCGCCTCGAGCTGCTCTCCATGACCGGCACCGTGCTCCCGCCCCCGGCGCCCGCCGAGGCGTCGGGGCTCGCCGTGCTGCTCTCCGCCGGGCAGGGCCAGATCGTGGGCGGGTGCATCGTCGGGCCGCTCGTCGCCGCCGGCACCGTCACGCTCTTCGCCGCCACCTTCTCCAACGCCGTCTACGAGCGCCTcccgctccaggacgacgccgtcGACGCCGACGTCAAGCCCGACCTCTCCAACGCCACCGACGCCTCCCTGTCCCAGCAAGTGCAGGCACATCTGCCGCTACCGATGTCTCAGCCCATGGCCATGGGCGCCGGCTACCCTGACCACCGCTCGCCTCCCTACGCCTGGGGAGGCCATTGA